In one window of Gadus chalcogrammus isolate NIFS_2021 chromosome 12, NIFS_Gcha_1.0, whole genome shotgun sequence DNA:
- the slc10a4 gene encoding sodium/bile acid cotransporter 4 yields the protein MEGSHHGTSWPIFSEINALRTAIEADLMAAVPTDPNHLVPAFWDSPLSHGINVFVGLVLCLTMLGLGCTVDVSQLGEQIRRPIGVLLALVCQFVIMPLVAFLLALAFSLDDVAAMAVLLCGCCPGGNLSNIMSLLVNGEMNLSIIMTISSTLLALVLMPLCLWIYSRAWINTPVVNLMPFGAIILTLFSTLVPIGLGVALRYRYTRIADIVLKLSLWSLLVTLILLFILTGAMLGPELLSTIPPSVYVVAVLMPMCGYAAGYGLATLFGLPPNCRRSVSMETGCQNVQLCTAILKLAFPPHLMGGMYMFPLLYALFQAAEAGIFILGYKMYRKEVLHKPDPVAGGGGDGTNITYQRFEDDEEDCFNASYGTVTSSDPNTIRLEGCIDATPV from the exons ATGGAGGGGTCACACCACGGCACCAGTTGGCCGATATTCTCAGAAATCAATGCACTCAGGACTGCAATCGAAGCAGACCTGATGGCTGCGGTGCCGACGGACCCGAACCACCTGGTACCTGCGTTCTGGGACTCTCCGTTGAGCCACGGCATCAACGTGTTCGTAGGGCTCGTCCTGTGCCTCACCATGCTGGGCCTGGGCTGCACGGTGGACGTGAGTCAGCTCGGGGAGCAGATCAGGAGACCAATCGGAGTTCTGCTCGCGCTGGTGTGCCAGTTCGTTATCATGCCCTTGGTGGCTTTCCTCTTGGCCCTGGCCTTTTCCCTGGACGACGTGGCGGCCATGGCCGTGCTGCTCTGTGGCTGCTGCCCGGGGGGCAACCTGTCCAACATCATGTCGCTCCTGGTCAACGGAGAGATGAACCTCAG CATCATCATGACCATTTCGTCCACATTGCTCGCCCTGGTGCTCATGCCGCTGTGTCTGTGGATCTACAGCCGCGCGTGGATCAACACGCCCGTTGTCAACCTGATGCCCTTCGGGGCGATCATCCTCACGCTCTTCAGCACTCTGGTCCCTATCGGCCTAGGGGTCGCGCTGCGCTACCGCTACACGCGGATAGCCGACATCGTGTTGAAG CTGTCTTTATGGTCGCTGCTGGTCACGCTCATCCTGCTCTTCATCCTAACGGGCGCCATGTTGGGCCCTGAGCTGCTTTCCACCATACCACCCTCCGTGTATGTGGTGGCGGTGCTCATGCCCATGTGCGGCTACGCGGCGGGATACGGCCTCGCGACGCTGTTCGGCCTGCCACCCAACTGCCGGAGGTCTGTTTCCATGGAGACGGGGTGCCAGAACGTGCAGCTGTGCACAGCCATCCTAAAGTTGGCCTTCCCGCCTCACCTTATGGGGGGCATGTATATGTTCCCGCTACTCTACGCTCTCTTCCAGGCGGCCGAGGCAGGAATTTTCATCCTTGGGTATAAAATGTACCGGAAGGAGGTTCTACATAAACCGGACCCCGTGGCGGGAGGCGGCGGTGACGGAACGAACATAACGTACCAAAGGTTTGAAGACGACGAGGAAGACTGCTTTAACGCCTCGTACGGCACGGTGACGTCGAGTGACCCCAACACTATCCGGCTGGAGGGGTGCATTGACGCCACCCCGGTGTGA
- the zar1 gene encoding zygote arrest protein 1, translating to MATYGDESVDSYFYSSYNPYASRYHKPRDVGWKYNKYISQHADIEAFNNTQRAHLRSILSQINPKLTPRLRKANTKDVAIQVNPKTDASVQCAIGPRTLLSIKGQGSPGSPKGAGGVRYPRTLAVYSPIAYRSITSFLSDDDKGTSCDVASGEPLLEGEATKNENQNISAETDEEKTAAQRKNIKSKQPLKPDASKSVKESSKLKARVRFQFLEQKYGYYHCRACNLRWESAYVWCVQGTNKVYFKQFCRKCQKEFNPYRVEDITCHICNKARCSCALTLRHVDPKRPHRQDLCGRCKGKRLSCDSTFSFKYII from the exons ATGGCTACGTATGGTGACGAGTCAGTCGACAGCTATTTCTATTCCTCATACAACCCGTACGCCAGCAGGTACCACAAGCCCCGAGATGTGGGTTGGaaatacaataagtacatttccCAGCACGCGGACATCGAAGCGTTCAACAACACTCAGCGCGCGCACCTCAGGTCCATCTTATCACAAATCAACCCGAAGCTCACCCCGCGCCTCAGGAAGGCCAACACTAAAGATGTGGCCATCCAGGTGAACCCCAAGACCGACGCCTCGGTGCAGTGCGCAATTGGGCCCCGGACCCTGCTGTCCATTAAAGGTCAAGGTTCACCGGGCAGTCCGAAAGGCGCAGGCGGCGTGCGATACCCTCGAACTCTCGCCGTCTACTCGCCTATCGCGTACAGATCTATTACATCGTTTCTCTCCGATGACGACAAGGGCACCTCTTGTGACGTGGCGAGTGGAGAACCACTTCTGGAGGGTGAGGCGACGAAGAATGAGAATCAGAACATCAGCGCGGAGACGGATGAGGAGAAGACCGCTGCCCAGCGCAAAAACATTAAGTCAAAGCAGCCGCTTAAACCCGATGCGTCCAAATCCGTCAAGGAAAGTTCCAAACTCAAAGCCCGCGTGAGATTTCAG TTTCTGGAACAGAAGTACGGATATTATCACTGCAGAGCTTGTAATCTACGGTGGGAGAGCGCGTACGTCTGGTGCGTCCAGGGCACAAATAAG GTTTATTTCAAACAGTTTTGCAGAAAATGCCAAAAGGAATTCAACCCGTACCGAGTTGAAGACATAACATGCCAT ATCTGCAACAAGGCACGATGTTCGTGTGCGTTGACTCTGCGCCATGTCGATCCCAAACGACCCCACAGGCAGGATCTGTGCGGCAGGTGCAAGGGCAAACGGCTGTCCTGCGACAGCACCTTCAGCTTCAAGTACATCATCTAG